One segment of Polyangiaceae bacterium DNA contains the following:
- a CDS encoding methyltransferase domain-containing protein, which yields MVFQPRANHPYAHAARFPGEGDVDVDSLMPGKGPIEIEIGPGRGGFLFERAAAAPDRRLLGLEIRLKWSAIVDERLRKQGLGERARVLNADAREALVRLRPDGSIDTFFLHFPDPWWKKRHTKRLVMNPELLAELARLLRPGGELYVQTDVEERAAQYEAQIGAHEAFEPAGDVEGSARLEENPYGARSPREHRAIADGLPVTRLRYRKRPLVSST from the coding sequence ATGGTGTTTCAGCCGCGAGCCAACCATCCCTACGCACATGCAGCCCGTTTTCCCGGCGAAGGCGACGTCGACGTCGATTCGCTCATGCCGGGCAAGGGTCCAATCGAAATCGAGATCGGTCCAGGGCGCGGGGGCTTTCTCTTCGAGCGCGCTGCGGCTGCGCCCGATCGCCGGCTGCTCGGCCTGGAAATTCGCCTGAAGTGGTCGGCCATCGTGGATGAACGACTGCGAAAACAAGGTCTCGGCGAACGCGCACGTGTCCTCAACGCGGACGCGCGCGAAGCGCTCGTGCGACTGCGTCCCGATGGCTCGATCGACACGTTTTTCCTGCACTTTCCCGATCCCTGGTGGAAAAAGCGACACACCAAGCGTCTCGTCATGAACCCCGAGCTGCTTGCAGAGCTCGCGCGCTTGTTGCGGCCCGGCGGTGAGCTGTACGTGCAGACCGACGTCGAAGAACGCGCCGCGCAGTACGAAGCGCAAATCGGAGCGCACGAAGCGTTCGAGCCTGCGGGCGACGTCGAAGGTTCGGCGCGGCTCGAAGAAAACCCGTACGGAGCGCGAAGTCCGCGCGAGCATCGTGCGATCGCCGACGGCCTTCCAGTGACGCGACTTCGTTACCGAAAGCGACCGCTCGTCAGTTCAACTTGA
- a CDS encoding serine/threonine protein kinase, which yields MVQQADGEPKENFGIVPPAATENLPRQFGKYTLLRRLASGGMAEIFLALQRSAGGFEKLIVIKRILPSMNQDKAFIDMLLHEARVAASMSHPNIVQTFDVGQVDGTYFIAMEHIHGEDIRSIVRAMRKKNLSEFPLEHAVAIATGMCAGLAYAHERRDLEGRLLNIVHRDISPQNIVVTFSGDVKIVDFGVAKSSSQSGEDTKDGQLKGKVPYMSPEQAAGGNIDWRSDIFAVGVLLFELSTGKRLFKGASEFETLKLICDKEYPHPSAVKAGFPPALDRIIMKALEKDREKRYQSAREMQSDLEAFIREERIPVSQISLTQWMQSLFEDKLAQQKEVLQDVKQLADIIAMQQGASFEGLTSPGTMSATGGTTTAPKRSSVGLWIALVLVTGAAVGGFLYMRQQAAERDAANAALLNKQNEVKPPEVKGSLELKCGGNEGCAIWISGDLRKDVTPAVIDGLPLDTDIQVKLTQEGFEAFRETVKLTEAQPKRTIQAVMKAGSVTVVLKIIPLANVWLDNKPLKGNPTKIEGLSADEEHKLVFQANGHVPKTITFTAKQGETKLIQETLAKLDPNAKPGEPQGGGTPSGGGGGGTGKVRVTSKGGFCSVTINGTGYGATPVEAVVKEGTARVTCKPDGGGASQSQAVQVKAGEVARAAFKLN from the coding sequence ATGGTGCAGCAAGCGGATGGAGAGCCCAAAGAAAACTTCGGGATAGTTCCGCCCGCAGCTACGGAAAATCTGCCACGTCAGTTCGGCAAGTACACACTTCTGCGCCGACTCGCATCCGGCGGAATGGCCGAAATCTTTCTCGCGCTGCAACGTTCCGCGGGCGGCTTTGAAAAGCTCATCGTCATCAAGCGCATCTTGCCGTCGATGAACCAGGACAAAGCGTTCATCGACATGCTGCTGCACGAAGCGCGCGTTGCAGCGTCGATGTCGCATCCGAACATCGTGCAGACCTTCGACGTCGGTCAGGTCGACGGCACGTACTTCATCGCCATGGAGCACATCCACGGTGAAGACATTCGCTCGATCGTGCGGGCGATGCGCAAGAAGAACTTGTCCGAGTTTCCGCTGGAGCATGCGGTGGCGATCGCGACGGGGATGTGCGCGGGTCTCGCGTACGCGCACGAAAGGCGCGACCTCGAAGGGCGGCTGCTCAACATCGTGCACCGCGACATCTCGCCACAAAACATCGTCGTCACATTTTCCGGCGACGTGAAGATCGTCGACTTTGGTGTCGCCAAGTCTTCGTCGCAGTCGGGCGAAGACACCAAAGACGGGCAGCTCAAGGGCAAAGTTCCGTACATGTCGCCCGAGCAAGCAGCGGGCGGCAACATCGATTGGCGCAGCGACATCTTCGCCGTGGGCGTGCTTCTTTTCGAGCTCTCGACCGGAAAGCGTCTCTTCAAAGGCGCGAGCGAGTTCGAGACGTTGAAGCTCATTTGCGACAAGGAGTATCCGCATCCGAGCGCGGTCAAAGCTGGGTTCCCTCCGGCGCTCGACCGCATCATCATGAAGGCGCTCGAGAAAGACCGCGAAAAGCGGTACCAGAGCGCGCGTGAGATGCAGAGTGATCTCGAAGCGTTCATCCGTGAAGAACGCATTCCGGTTTCGCAGATCAGCCTCACGCAATGGATGCAGTCGCTGTTCGAGGACAAACTCGCACAGCAGAAAGAAGTTCTTCAGGACGTCAAACAACTCGCCGACATCATCGCGATGCAGCAAGGCGCGTCGTTCGAGGGCCTAACGAGCCCAGGCACGATGTCGGCCACGGGCGGTACGACGACTGCGCCCAAGCGCTCGAGTGTGGGGCTTTGGATCGCGCTGGTTTTGGTGACGGGAGCTGCCGTGGGCGGGTTCTTGTACATGCGGCAGCAAGCGGCCGAGCGTGATGCTGCGAATGCGGCCCTGTTGAACAAGCAAAACGAAGTCAAACCCCCGGAAGTCAAAGGGTCGCTCGAGCTGAAGTGCGGCGGCAACGAAGGTTGTGCCATTTGGATCAGCGGGGACCTACGCAAAGATGTGACGCCCGCAGTGATCGACGGCTTGCCGCTCGATACGGACATCCAAGTAAAACTCACGCAAGAGGGTTTCGAGGCGTTCCGCGAAACGGTGAAGCTCACGGAAGCTCAGCCCAAGCGCACGATTCAGGCCGTCATGAAGGCCGGTTCGGTGACGGTCGTCCTCAAGATCATTCCGCTCGCCAACGTGTGGCTCGACAACAAGCCGCTCAAGGGCAACCCCACCAAAATCGAAGGGCTCAGCGCGGACGAAGAGCACAAGTTGGTGTTCCAAGCAAATGGGCACGTCCCCAAGACGATCACGTTCACCGCCAAACAGGGCGAAACGAAACTCATCCAGGAAACGCTCGCCAAGCTTGATCCGAACGCCAAACCGGGAGAACCGCAAGGCGGCGGCACGCCATCGGGAGGTGGCGGCGGAGGCACGGGCAAAGTGCGTGTGACGTCCAAGGGCGGCTTCTGCAGCGTGACGATCAACGGCACCGGATACGGCGCAACACCGGTCGAAGCGGTCGTCAAAGAAGGCACCGCGCGCGTCACTTGCAAGCCTGACGGCGGTGGAGCTTCGCAGTCGCAAGCGGTCCAAGTGAAAGCGGGCGAGGTCGCTCGGGCCGCGTTCAAGTTGAACTGA
- a CDS encoding metallophosphoesterase, producing MSTDSYSKFRVGSRGGTATLLEGVTRGSSRRSAERFSIGKWTRFARIACPFVAGAVIAIGPDPAHAASITKGPYLQALGQKAVTIKLEVSMPETVTIDVTGPANFKATRSSESAKRFHSVRIDGLSPGTTYDYKVTASGTESASASFTTAPAENKPFKFVVYGDNRSDASTHAAIVRMIEKAPADFLVHTGDMVQTGDNASEWQEFFQIENKLLASRCIFVAVGNHELTTPDPTGQVTFLRYFASVEDDGRERPHLYGSFRWANTRFFMLNAMDTWTGDEREWLKSELASAMNEPGLVHRIVVLHHGPFSSGRHGNNVRLHRNGIVDILRDHKVSLVLAGHDHLYDRGEGQGIKYIVSGGAGAPLYSRGKGTPETQKFESVNHYLEVAVDGDTVSIDARRASGSIIERCSFKGLEKWSCNSPDEKPASTTPRPVERSASACVCSLPGAASSTTAAQPLAWLATLLLIAWRRQR from the coding sequence ATGTCGACGGATTCTTACAGTAAGTTCCGCGTTGGATCGCGCGGGGGCACGGCGACGCTTCTCGAAGGCGTGACGCGTGGCAGTAGCAGAAGAAGCGCGGAGCGTTTCTCGATAGGCAAGTGGACGCGGTTTGCACGTATCGCGTGCCCGTTTGTCGCCGGCGCGGTCATCGCGATCGGGCCTGACCCAGCGCATGCGGCGTCCATCACGAAGGGCCCCTATCTGCAAGCGCTCGGCCAAAAGGCCGTCACGATCAAACTCGAAGTGTCGATGCCCGAAACCGTGACCATCGACGTCACGGGGCCGGCCAATTTCAAAGCGACGCGTTCGTCCGAGTCCGCCAAGCGGTTTCACTCGGTACGCATCGATGGTTTGTCGCCAGGCACGACCTACGACTACAAAGTAACGGCGAGCGGCACGGAAAGCGCTTCGGCGAGTTTCACCACGGCCCCCGCGGAAAACAAGCCATTCAAGTTCGTCGTTTACGGGGACAACCGATCCGACGCTTCGACGCACGCCGCCATCGTGCGGATGATCGAAAAAGCTCCCGCCGATTTCCTCGTGCACACCGGCGACATGGTGCAAACGGGCGACAACGCGAGCGAGTGGCAAGAGTTTTTCCAGATCGAAAACAAGCTCCTCGCCAGTCGATGCATCTTCGTCGCCGTCGGAAACCACGAGCTGACGACGCCCGATCCCACGGGGCAAGTCACGTTTTTGCGGTACTTCGCCAGCGTCGAAGACGACGGACGCGAGCGCCCCCATCTTTACGGATCGTTTCGTTGGGCGAACACGAGGTTCTTCATGCTCAACGCCATGGACACGTGGACGGGCGACGAGCGCGAGTGGCTGAAGAGCGAGCTTGCATCGGCCATGAACGAACCCGGGCTCGTGCATCGCATCGTCGTCCTCCATCACGGACCGTTCTCCAGCGGCCGACATGGCAACAACGTCCGGCTGCATCGCAACGGAATCGTCGACATCTTGCGCGACCACAAAGTGAGCCTCGTGCTCGCCGGGCACGATCACCTCTACGACCGCGGCGAGGGGCAAGGCATCAAGTACATCGTGTCCGGAGGCGCGGGGGCACCGCTTTACTCGCGCGGAAAAGGCACTCCCGAAACGCAAAAGTTCGAGTCGGTGAACCACTACCTCGAAGTCGCCGTCGACGGAGATACCGTGAGCATCGACGCTCGAAGGGCAAGCGGCAGCATCATCGAGCGCTGCTCGTTCAAGGGTCTCGAGAAGTGGTCGTGCAATTCGCCTGACGAAAAACCGGCATCCACCACGCCGCGCCCCGTTGAACGAAGTGCTTCGGCGTGTGTTTGCTCGCTCCCCGGCGCCGCGTCTTCCACGACCGCAGCACAGCCTCTCGCCTGGCTCGCGACTCTGCTCTTGATCGCTTGGCGCAGGCAACGATAA
- a CDS encoding DUF465 domain-containing protein produces MTKQVQLSQGAESGADRLSEVEALHRSLDARIQELARRVYLTPAEQIEVADLKKQKLKLKDEIHALRMGSS; encoded by the coding sequence ATGACGAAGCAGGTTCAGTTGTCGCAAGGAGCCGAGTCTGGGGCCGACCGCCTGAGCGAAGTGGAGGCGCTTCACCGATCGCTCGATGCACGGATCCAAGAGCTCGCACGCCGCGTCTACCTGACACCCGCCGAGCAAATCGAAGTCGCCGACCTCAAGAAGCAGAAGCTGAAACTGAAGGACGAGATCCACGCTCTTCGCATGGGATCGTCCTGA
- a CDS encoding VWA domain-containing protein, with translation MSFVLVNHLACSAITDDRATPAANLTIAGSGGAGGGGAGGAPHSENTGGGDDLTFNPGMPTEEELDACAQTGSAAQPVDLDIIVLLDRSGSMYGANWLGATTALKQFVQDPASDGIRVGILYFPIDTPPDAFVCNPLHYQKLSVALDVLPQNAPALVASIDSQLPNGGSTPMYGALEGTLWAAAQEQMAQPNHKVIVVFASDGDPNSCPAQQNNIAVISQAVKTAYESSSVETYVIAINGASILNLDQIAAAGGTGKAYDVTGNINQFAQKMAEIRATALACEYVIPTPPGNEPLELDKVVVKHVADDGTQTEIPHADNVNDCGQLPGWYYDDPIAPEKIKLCPASCDLARQDKQGRIDVFFGCKPIIN, from the coding sequence GTGTCGTTCGTCCTCGTCAATCACTTGGCTTGCAGTGCGATCACGGATGACCGCGCCACACCAGCGGCCAATTTGACGATCGCCGGTTCTGGCGGGGCAGGCGGTGGAGGCGCTGGCGGAGCGCCGCATTCGGAAAATACCGGAGGAGGCGACGATCTGACTTTCAATCCGGGCATGCCCACCGAGGAAGAGCTCGATGCTTGTGCCCAAACAGGAAGCGCAGCGCAGCCCGTGGATTTGGATATCATCGTGCTCCTCGACCGTTCGGGAAGCATGTACGGTGCCAATTGGCTCGGTGCGACGACCGCGTTGAAGCAATTCGTCCAAGATCCTGCGTCGGACGGCATTCGCGTAGGAATCCTCTACTTCCCCATCGATACGCCGCCCGACGCGTTCGTCTGCAATCCACTACATTACCAGAAGCTCTCCGTTGCGCTCGACGTCCTGCCTCAAAATGCACCGGCTTTGGTTGCTTCGATCGATTCACAGTTGCCCAATGGCGGATCGACCCCGATGTACGGAGCGCTCGAAGGAACGTTATGGGCAGCAGCCCAAGAACAAATGGCGCAGCCGAATCACAAGGTCATCGTCGTCTTCGCCAGCGACGGCGATCCCAATAGTTGTCCAGCGCAACAAAACAACATTGCCGTCATCTCCCAGGCCGTCAAGACCGCGTACGAATCCAGCTCCGTCGAGACGTACGTCATTGCAATCAACGGCGCGAGCATTCTGAACCTCGATCAAATTGCGGCCGCGGGTGGAACGGGCAAAGCGTACGACGTCACGGGAAACATCAATCAATTCGCGCAAAAAATGGCGGAGATTCGAGCCACCGCCTTGGCTTGCGAATACGTGATCCCCACTCCGCCCGGAAACGAGCCTCTCGAGCTCGACAAGGTGGTCGTCAAACACGTGGCGGACGACGGCACGCAAACCGAAATACCTCATGCCGACAACGTAAACGATTGTGGGCAATTGCCCGGATGGTATTACGACGATCCGATCGCCCCAGAAAAAATCAAATTGTGCCCCGCATCTTGCGACTTGGCGCGGCAAGACAAACAGGGCCGCATCGACGTCTTCTTCGGATGCAAACCCATCATAAACTGA
- the tmk gene encoding dTMP kinase has protein sequence MRDGDDGNDGLFVVFEGIDGAGTTTQAARYASFLRSRRRLVHVTGEPSGGPMGSLLRLMLKQRVNLPSQHREAALTLLFAADRIDHLESEICPHLRDGYVVISDRYELSSIIYQSIGIDDDVERKNFVSWIRECNRFAVQPDITIVIDVDPDVAEHRRKMRGGASDLYEEPELQARLARAYLKAEDLIGKDRLIHVDGNGDVDSVTAAVAKALAEYVRAAP, from the coding sequence ATGCGTGACGGCGATGATGGCAACGACGGACTGTTTGTCGTTTTCGAGGGGATCGACGGTGCGGGGACGACGACGCAAGCCGCGAGGTATGCATCGTTTTTGCGCTCGCGGCGAAGGCTCGTGCACGTCACGGGTGAACCGAGCGGCGGGCCGATGGGCTCGTTGTTGCGGCTCATGCTGAAGCAACGCGTGAACTTGCCGTCACAACATCGAGAAGCGGCGCTCACGCTGCTTTTTGCGGCCGATCGAATCGACCACCTCGAAAGCGAGATTTGTCCGCATTTGCGAGATGGCTACGTGGTCATCTCGGACAGATACGAGCTTTCGAGTATCATTTATCAGTCGATTGGTATCGATGACGATGTCGAAAGGAAGAACTTCGTTTCGTGGATTCGCGAATGTAATCGATTTGCCGTGCAGCCCGACATCACCATCGTGATCGATGTCGATCCGGACGTCGCCGAGCATCGACGCAAGATGCGTGGCGGGGCAAGTGATCTTTACGAGGAGCCGGAGCTTCAGGCGCGACTGGCGCGGGCATATCTGAAGGCCGAAGATCTCATCGGCAAGGATCGGTTGATTCACGTCGACGGAAACGGTGACGTCGATAGTGTGACTGCGGCGGTCGCGAAAGCGCTTGCCGAATACGTTCGAGCAGCTCCATAG
- a CDS encoding pantoate--beta-alanine ligase: protein MDIWRSAEAFRHACDEARRRGEQVALVPTMGALHHGHQTLVQEASKRAAFVAVSVFVNPTQFGPNEDFARYPRDLDGDVRKSLEAGARGVFAPPPNEMYPPGDETRVRVGALASELCGPHRPGHFEGVATVVAKLLIVTGPSIAYFGRKDYQQLKVIERIVRDLFIPVEIVGVPTVREKDGLAMSSRNAYLSADARARATAIPRGLSDAARAFAAGERRVRELVRLVRARVEPIADSIDYVDAADPETLRVFGGDQTAPERTLVALAIRTNGARLIDNIVLGEDPAPIKSEGEGDVGDA from the coding sequence ATGGACATCTGGCGCTCGGCTGAGGCGTTTCGTCATGCCTGCGATGAAGCGCGACGTCGCGGCGAGCAAGTGGCGCTCGTTCCGACCATGGGCGCACTGCATCATGGACACCAAACGCTCGTTCAGGAAGCAAGCAAGCGAGCAGCGTTCGTCGCAGTTTCCGTGTTTGTCAATCCGACCCAATTCGGCCCCAACGAAGATTTCGCACGTTATCCACGGGACCTGGACGGCGACGTACGAAAGAGTCTGGAAGCAGGAGCTCGAGGCGTATTTGCTCCGCCGCCAAATGAAATGTATCCGCCTGGAGATGAAACGCGGGTTCGTGTCGGCGCACTGGCAAGCGAGCTATGCGGACCGCACCGACCAGGTCACTTCGAAGGTGTCGCCACGGTCGTGGCAAAACTGCTGATCGTCACTGGGCCGTCCATCGCATACTTTGGACGCAAGGATTATCAGCAGCTCAAGGTCATCGAACGCATCGTGAGGGACCTGTTCATTCCGGTGGAAATCGTTGGAGTTCCAACGGTGCGCGAAAAAGATGGACTCGCGATGTCTTCGCGTAACGCGTACTTGTCCGCGGACGCGCGAGCGCGTGCGACGGCGATCCCTCGAGGCTTGTCGGACGCAGCGCGAGCGTTCGCGGCGGGCGAGCGTCGCGTTCGAGAGCTCGTGCGGCTCGTGAGGGCGCGCGTCGAGCCCATTGCAGACTCGATCGATTACGTCGATGCTGCCGATCCGGAGACGCTGCGGGTGTTCGGCGGGGATCAAACCGCCCCGGAACGAACGCTCGTGGCGCTGGCGATTCGCACGAATGGCGCGCGGCTCATCGACAACATCGTTCTCGGGGAGGACCCGGCCCCAATCAAAAGTGAAGGCGAAGGAGATGTCGGCGATGCGTGA
- the ppk1 gene encoding polyphosphate kinase 1, whose product MALKLAERIPLRACTDGGRTRPIHSLTSAIQPARLDPVTFETPPTPEATPIASARTSSLLPGPSDQYDPAHYLNRELSWLEFNGRVLAEAASAEVPLYERLKFLGIFFSNLDEFFMVRVAGLQAQTHRTIAELPPDGLKPQEQLVAISARAHALVDSAYRLWNAEILPALQRVGIRIVRPEELDPTELAAQDERFRTDIFPILTPLAIDPGHPFPHLRNKSINLGIMFSREHDEDEPGFGVIQVPPMLSRLIRVRVDGCARAFILLEDLIARHVKEFFPVSRLRGTYPFRVTRNWDLEIDEEEGEDLLETIQAELRRRDRGNAVRVEISGGGGAGASVQRLCRAVGIDPELDVYRVSGPLSIADLVAIVGDDPRRELRDEPFSPHVPSAFRDTEDLFAVIRERDVLLHHPYDSFDPVVEFISRAADDPNVLAIKQTLYRTGGDSPIVKALARAAENGKQVTAIVELKARFDEASNIRWARTLEQNGVQVIYGLLGLKTHVKALLVVRREKDKLRRYVHLATGNYNQQTARLYTDVGLFTANREIGEDVTSIFNLLTGYSAPPRWNRLVVAPLGLHEAILGLISREAEHARAGRKAEIVAQMNAIVDVDVINALYAASQAGVEIRLIVRGVCCLKPGIPGLSERITVRAIIDRFLEHKRVFRFANGGNDEVYFSSADWMPRNFQRRVEVLVPLLDPVAKARAEDMLNVLASDNVKTWTLEADGRYTKVSPSGAAPIRAQQRFIEAARERHKPGDVLSRGGRFHIFQVGHGEGEELRRKNGKKKRGAHSG is encoded by the coding sequence ATGGCGCTCAAACTAGCAGAAAGAATTCCGCTGCGCGCTTGCACGGATGGCGGGCGGACGCGGCCCATCCACAGCCTGACCTCGGCGATCCAGCCTGCTAGACTCGACCCCGTGACGTTCGAGACACCCCCCACACCCGAGGCAACGCCGATCGCGTCAGCCCGCACATCGTCGCTTCTGCCTGGTCCTTCCGATCAGTACGATCCGGCGCACTATCTCAACCGCGAGCTTTCGTGGCTCGAATTCAACGGCCGTGTGCTCGCCGAAGCCGCATCCGCCGAAGTCCCGCTGTATGAACGCCTGAAGTTTCTCGGCATTTTTTTCTCGAATCTCGATGAGTTTTTCATGGTACGCGTCGCGGGCCTTCAAGCCCAAACGCACCGGACCATCGCCGAGCTTCCGCCCGATGGCCTGAAGCCGCAGGAACAGCTCGTTGCCATCAGCGCCAGGGCGCATGCGCTGGTCGACAGTGCGTATCGCTTGTGGAACGCGGAGATCCTTCCGGCGCTGCAGCGCGTGGGCATTCGTATCGTGCGTCCGGAAGAACTCGACCCGACCGAGCTCGCGGCGCAGGACGAACGGTTTCGGACCGACATTTTTCCGATCCTGACGCCGCTCGCAATCGACCCGGGCCATCCATTTCCGCACCTGCGCAACAAGAGCATCAACTTGGGGATCATGTTCAGCCGTGAACATGACGAGGACGAACCTGGCTTCGGCGTGATCCAAGTTCCTCCCATGCTGAGCCGCCTCATTCGCGTGAGGGTCGATGGGTGCGCTCGTGCATTCATCCTGCTCGAAGATTTGATCGCTCGTCACGTGAAAGAGTTTTTCCCGGTCTCACGTCTTCGCGGAACCTACCCATTTCGCGTGACGCGCAACTGGGACCTCGAAATTGACGAAGAGGAGGGCGAGGATCTTTTGGAAACGATCCAAGCCGAGCTTCGTCGTCGCGATCGAGGCAATGCGGTACGTGTCGAGATCAGTGGCGGGGGCGGAGCTGGGGCGAGTGTTCAGCGCTTGTGTCGTGCCGTTGGTATCGACCCGGAGCTCGATGTGTATCGCGTATCGGGGCCACTCAGCATCGCGGATCTCGTGGCCATCGTGGGTGACGATCCGCGGCGCGAGCTTCGGGACGAACCTTTCTCGCCGCATGTTCCGAGTGCTTTTCGCGATACGGAGGACCTGTTTGCGGTCATTCGCGAGCGCGATGTGCTTTTGCATCATCCGTACGATTCGTTCGATCCGGTTGTGGAGTTCATCTCGCGCGCGGCGGACGACCCGAACGTTTTGGCCATCAAACAAACGCTGTACCGAACGGGCGGTGATTCACCGATCGTGAAGGCGCTGGCGCGTGCTGCGGAGAACGGGAAGCAGGTGACGGCGATCGTCGAGTTGAAAGCTCGATTCGACGAAGCGTCGAACATTCGCTGGGCCCGAACGCTCGAACAAAACGGCGTGCAGGTGATTTACGGATTGTTGGGGCTCAAAACGCACGTGAAGGCGCTGCTCGTGGTGCGGCGCGAGAAGGACAAGCTGCGGCGTTACGTGCATTTGGCGACGGGCAACTACAACCAGCAGACGGCGCGCCTCTACACGGACGTCGGCCTGTTTACGGCGAACCGCGAAATCGGCGAGGACGTGACGTCCATCTTCAACTTGCTCACGGGCTACAGCGCTCCGCCCAGGTGGAATCGTCTGGTCGTGGCGCCGCTCGGTTTGCACGAAGCGATCCTCGGGCTGATTTCGCGCGAGGCGGAGCATGCACGTGCGGGCCGGAAAGCCGAGATCGTCGCGCAGATGAACGCGATCGTGGATGTGGACGTCATCAACGCGCTGTACGCAGCAAGTCAGGCTGGCGTGGAGATTCGCCTCATCGTACGCGGCGTGTGCTGCTTGAAGCCAGGCATTCCGGGTTTGTCCGAGCGCATCACGGTGCGCGCCATCATCGACCGGTTCCTCGAGCACAAGCGCGTGTTCCGATTTGCGAACGGTGGCAACGACGAGGTGTACTTTTCGAGCGCGGACTGGATGCCGCGGAACTTCCAGCGTCGCGTCGAAGTGCTCGTGCCGCTCTTGGATCCCGTGGCCAAAGCGCGTGCCGAGGACATGCTCAACGTGCTTGCGAGCGACAACGTGAAGACGTGGACGCTCGAAGCGGATGGTCGGTATACGAAGGTGTCACCTTCGGGAGCGGCTCCGATTCGCGCGCAGCAACGGTTCATCGAGGCAGCTCGAGAACGCCACAAGCCGGGCGACGTGCTGAGTCGGGGCGGGCGGTTTCACATTTTCCAAGTGGGTCACGGGGAAGGCGAAGAGCTGCGCCGCAAGAACGGGAAGAAGAAGCGAGGGGCGCATTCGGGGTGA